A window of the Miscanthus floridulus cultivar M001 chromosome 14, ASM1932011v1, whole genome shotgun sequence genome harbors these coding sequences:
- the LOC136505132 gene encoding non-specific lipid-transfer protein 1-like, giving the protein MAVLMTNSSRKTVVALAVVLAAALLASSVSAAITCGQVGSSLAPCIPYATGKATALPASCCTGVRSLNSAARTSSDRQAACRCLKSLANSVKSVNMGTVATIPGKCGVSVGFPISMSTDCNKVG; this is encoded by the exons atggctgTGCTGATGACGAACAGCAGCAGGAAGACGGTGGTGGCACTGGCTGTGGTgttggcggcggcgctgctggcgtCGTCCGTGTCGGCGGCGATCACGTGCGGGCAGGTGGGGTCGTCGCTGGCGCCGTGCATCCCGTACGCGACGGGGAAGGCCACAGCGCTCCCCGCGTCGTGCTGCACCGGCGTGCGCAGCCTCAACAGCGCGGCGCGGACCAGCTCCGACCGCCAGGCGGCGTGCCGCTGCCTCAAGAGCCTCGCCAACAGCGTCAAGAGCGTCAACATGGGCACCGTCGCCACCATCCCCGGCAAGTGCGGCGTCTCCGTGGGCTTCCCCATTAGCATGTCCACTGACTGCAACAA GGTCGGCTAA